The Salinirubellus salinus genome segment CCGCCCCCACGAGCGGGTCGAAGCCGACGCCGAGGGCGACCACCGACACCGCCAGCACCACCGTCACGCCGACGAGGACGCCGTTCCGGGAGGCGCCGATGACGTAGTCCGTCGGCCGGCCCCAGAACGCCTGGTTCCACGCGCGCGTGACGTACGCGATGGTGAGGATGGCGCCGCCGAGCGCCACGGCGAGCCCGAGCGTCGACCCGGCCCGGCCGGCCACGTCGAAGACGAGGAACTTGCCGAAGAAGCCGGTCAGCGGCGGGATACCGACGAGGGCGAGCCCACCGACGAAGAAGGCCGCCGAGAGCACGCGGTCGTGTTCGCTCAGCCCGCCGAGTTTCGGCAGTTCGCACGTCCCCGTCGCCGTCCGCACCGCGCCGCTGACGAGGAAGAGGAGCGACTTGGCGAGGCCGTGGTTGACGGCGTAGACGAGCGCCGCGGCGACGCCGAGCGCCCGGAGGTCGGGCACCGTCGCGGCGACGGCGAGCGGCAGGACGACGAACCCGATCTGGCCGATGCTGGAGTAGGCCAGCAGACCGTCCATGTCGTCCTGCCAGACGGCACCGAAGCCGCCGAGGAAGATGCTGGCTGCGGCCATCACGAACAGGACGGGCCCGAAGAACGCGAGGAACCCCTGGCCACCGATACCGGGGAACGAGACGGGGACGGTGGCGGCCGCGAACACCATGAAGTAGAGGCGGACGATGGCGTAGATACCCACCTTCTTGACGACGCCGGCGAGCATCGCGGTGACGGGTGCCGGCGCCGCCCGGTAGGCCGCGGGCACCCAGAACTGGAACGGGACGATACCCGCCTTCAGCGCGAAGACGGTCAGCAGGACGGCCGAGAGCCCGAGGACGGGCGCGGGGTCGATGCCGAACGCGGCGGGGTCGGCGAGCCGGCGGGCCATGTCGGCCATGTTGAGCGTGCCGATCGTGGCGTAGAGCCCACCGATGGCGAGCAGCATCACCGCGCTCCCGAGCAGGTTGAGCACCGTGTAGAGCAGCGCCGCACGGGTCTGTGCCGGCCCGGAGTAGAACACGACGAGGACGTACGAGGACATCAGCATCACCTCGAACCAGACGAAGAGGTTGAAGATGTCGCCGGTGAGGAACGCGCCGGTGACGCCGACGACCATCAGGTGGTAGAGGGGGTGGTACGCGAGTCGCTGGTCGCGCTGGTCGACGAACTCGAGCGAGTAGACGAGCGCCGCCAGCGAGACGACGGCCGCCAGCCCCAGCATCAGCACCGAGAGCGCGTCGGCGACGAGCGTGATGCCGAACGGGGCGGCCCAGTCGGACACCTGGTAGACGAGTCGACCCTCCGCTGTGACGCGGACGGCGAGGAAGAGGACGGCCACGCCGTAGGCACCCGCACCGAGGAGCGAGACACCCTGCTGGGCACGGGGGTAGACGCGCGTTCCGAGCGCGAGGATAGCCGTCGAGAGCGCCACGAGCAGCGGGATGACCGGCGCCTGTGCGGCCAGCGTGCCCGCGAGGGACGCCTGCAGGGCGAGTTCAGTCATCGCTCACCTCCCGTGCGGTCTCCCCGTCGCCGACGCGTGGCGGCGCGTCGTCGTCGAGGAACGAGAGGCCACGCATGTCGATGGTCCCCTGCTCCTCGTAGACGCGGTAGGTCAGGACGAGCGCGAACGCCGTCGTCCCGAAGCCGATGACGATGGCGGTGAGGACGAGCGCCTGCACCAGCGGGTCGACCGTGCTCGCCGCGCCACCGCCGTGACCGAGGACGGGCGCCGTCCCCGCGCCGGTCGCGCCGAAGCCGACGGTGACGAGGTAGACGTTGGCCGACTGCGAGATGATGACGACACCCCAGACGACGCGGACCACGTCCCGTCGGAGGACGAGGAAGGTACCGACGGCGAACAGCGTGCCGAGCGCGAGGGCGAGGACGAACTCAGTCACGGCGACCACCCCGTGACAACCCCCACGCTCGCGGGGGCTCGCGTGGACTCGGTCATTCGGCACCCACCACCGCGAGGATCGTGAGGAGGGCCCCGACGACGACGAAGTAGACGCCCATGTCGAACATGAGCGCGCTCGCCACCTCGAGTTCCTCGTAGAGCGGGACGTGCTCGAGGAACACGACCCCCTGGGTGAGGAAGGGGAACCCGAGCAGTATCGAGCCGAGGCCACCCACCACAGCGATGGCGAGGCCGACGGTGAACGCTCGGGAGTAGGCCGCGGTCGGCCCCCGGAGGATGGCGATGGGGAAGCCGTCGGGGTGCCGGACGAGCGAGTCACCCACGCTGTCGATGCCGTAGATGACGTACAGCAGCGCGAACGCCGTCGCGGTCAGCACGCCCGCGATGAAGCCGCCACCCGGGAGGTTGTGTCCCTGCAACAGCAGGGCGACCGAGACGAGGACGATTATCGGGACGACCGTCCGGGTGACGGTCCGGGCGATGACGGTGGTGTCGCGCTCAGTCATCGCTGGCACCCCCGTTGTGTGCGCTGGCGGGCGCGTCGACCTCGCCCGCGGCCGTCTCGCTGTCGGGGCGGTCCTGTCCCCGCCCGCGCCCGCGCATGGCGACGAGGACGAGCACCGAGAGGGCGGCCATCGCCACGACGGAGATCTCGCCGAGCGTGTCGAACGCCCGGAAGTCGACGAGGATGACGTTCACCACGTTCCCTCCACCGCCGGCGTCGAAGAAGAACGGGCCGTGTTCGGCCGGGACCGGGGCGGTCTCGAGGAAGTAGCGGTAGATGGGGTCGTCCGGGCTGGCGCCGGTGGCGAGGAGGACGGTGAAGAACACCGCGACGCCGACGGTGCCCGCGACGAGGACGTCCTGGATCCCCTCGCGGCGCCCGATGTCGCCGTAGTACGCGGGCAGGCGGTCGAGGACGAGCAGGAAGATGACGAGCAACAGCGTCTCGATGACGAGCTGTGTCAGCGCGAGGTCGGGCGCGCTCGCGAGCACGTAGAAGACGGCGACCATGAACCCGAGGATGGAGAGGGTGAGCACGCCCGCGACGTGCGAGGGAGCGCCGACGACGGCGAACGCGCCGACGACGGCGACGAGGAGGACGAAGACGATGGGGAGTGCGACGTTGATGCCCTCGAAGGCGGGGAGCGCCGCGCCGGTGGCGACGTAGCCCGCGAGAGCGAGGCCCGCCACGGAGAGGAGGTAGGCCTGTGCGTAGGTGCGGAACAGGCCGGTCTGGACGTAGCGGTCGACGAGCGCACCGCCGCGCCCGAACGCGGCGACGGTCCGGTCGTAGTACCAGTCGGGGCTCGTGACCGGCACGGCCATCGCGCGGAGGACGGCGCCGTGGAGCAGGTCGTACTGGGTGTAGGCGGCCGCGCCGAGCACGATGGTCAGGAGACTCATCCCGAGGTACGGCGTCGGGTCGAGGAGTTTGACCAGCGA includes the following:
- a CDS encoding sodium:proton antiporter, which codes for MTEFVLALALGTLFAVGTFLVLRRDVVRVVWGVVIISQSANVYLVTVGFGATGAGTAPVLGHGGGAASTVDPLVQALVLTAIVIGFGTTAFALVLTYRVYEEQGTIDMRGLSFLDDDAPPRVGDGETAREVSDD
- a CDS encoding MnhB domain-containing protein, which translates into the protein MTERDTTVIARTVTRTVVPIIVLVSVALLLQGHNLPGGGFIAGVLTATAFALLYVIYGIDSVGDSLVRHPDGFPIAILRGPTAAYSRAFTVGLAIAVVGGLGSILLGFPFLTQGVVFLEHVPLYEELEVASALMFDMGVYFVVVGALLTILAVVGAE
- a CDS encoding complex I subunit 5 family protein, which codes for MTELALQASLAGTLAAQAPVIPLLVALSTAILALGTRVYPRAQQGVSLLGAGAYGVAVLFLAVRVTAEGRLVYQVSDWAAPFGITLVADALSVLMLGLAAVVSLAALVYSLEFVDQRDQRLAYHPLYHLMVVGVTGAFLTGDIFNLFVWFEVMLMSSYVLVVFYSGPAQTRAALLYTVLNLLGSAVMLLAIGGLYATIGTLNMADMARRLADPAAFGIDPAPVLGLSAVLLTVFALKAGIVPFQFWVPAAYRAAPAPVTAMLAGVVKKVGIYAIVRLYFMVFAAATVPVSFPGIGGQGFLAFFGPVLFVMAAASIFLGGFGAVWQDDMDGLLAYSSIGQIGFVVLPLAVAATVPDLRALGVAAALVYAVNHGLAKSLLFLVSGAVRTATGTCELPKLGGLSEHDRVLSAAFFVGGLALVGIPPLTGFFGKFLVFDVAGRAGSTLGLAVALGGAILTIAYVTRAWNQAFWGRPTDYVIGASRNGVLVGVTVVLAVSVVALGVGFDPLVGAANAAAEAALDVDAYVEAVDPDRFVPSDTGSGGHGGGGE